The genomic stretch AGCTTCAACCGTCTTATTATCAATCTCATCAATCGAATCAAGCAATTCAGCATATACATCATCTTGTTTCCTGTTTAATCCACCTTTGACTTTGTCGGCTGACCATCGAGGGCTTGAAAGCAGTGAAGCGTTAAGCCTATCTCGCCTTCTAATCAAGCTCTGAATATATAAATCTAAATTCCTTAAATCTTTCAAAATAGTCTTAGCTCTGCTCACTTTCTTTCCTCCCGATATGATATAATAGATGTAACGTTTTCAATCATATCGGGCTTGCGTGTGCAGGCTCTTTTTTTATGTAAAACACAGGCAGGCGCACGACCTGTAAAGAATTACCATGATTCACGCCTTGCATAATCACAGCCGACTGATAAGCTGCTTTAGATTTAAAGAAATAATATTAAGGGAGACCTCTTTTCTTTTTTATTTCGCTATTTGCCAGCAAGTAACCCGATGACCTTACCAGCTGTGTACTAATTTTGTAAGAAGGGTGGTTCATACCACCTCTATTCATAATTAATTTCGGGTTATGTCCGCGCATGGATTCGAACCACGCTTTAAGCCATCCCTGCGGACACCAAGTCTAATTTATTTCTAGAAAAGGTAGGGTGCTAGGATAACTGGCTAGGTAGTTATCCATCATAGCCCTGCTTTCTTTTTTATTTCAATTCCTAGCCTTATAGCTCCTGTGTGAATTGAACACACATGAATTACCCTGTGGAGCTACTGTGAGCATTACACCTTTACTCACAGATTGATGAATTAAATATATTTTCTTTGGAGATTTCCTCTTCTCTAATTTAAATTTGGTGTATACCAACTGGACGAGTCGAACGTCCAAAGTACCGTTGTTGGTTATGCTTATAACTCAATTCCCTCAATTTCAGCACGTTGTTCCAAAATACTGAGATAAGCTTGCATAGTATAGTATTGACTTTCAAGTAATGCCACTGGACAA from Streptococcus ruminicola encodes the following:
- a CDS encoding DUF1492 domain-containing protein, which encodes MSRAKTILKDLRNLDLYIQSLIRRRDRLNASLLSSPRWSADKVKGGLNRKQDDVYAELLDSIDEIDNKTVEAIQKRRELQDMIDNLEDTASRTILSLVYIDKMSMYEVMDEMGISERTYFRLKKAAQKDLESADISSHIKA